The following are from one region of the Synergistales bacterium genome:
- a CDS encoding MurR/RpiR family transcriptional regulator, with protein sequence MIRQRIHDRFKELSAGQTRIARFLLSKPREAAFLTASALGNRTDVSESTVVRFATLLGYSGYPELRRAVQEELKNQLSTAERLQSFQEETQLPEQELASYTMHMDHSCLGEATSHVSQHELSAFAEALAEAEQILVVGRRSAKSLAVYLSYYLSWLHEQVELLEGEFHCERFLMRPKGWFVVGLSFPRYTAETVAILQQAKEQGLTTGAITDSVASPVAESTDLILTAPYSPVSFIDSFTTPMSVLNALLLEVAGRVGHDRVEKRLEHFEELWAGQGIYLRQKR encoded by the coding sequence ATGATCCGACAGCGGATACACGACCGATTCAAGGAGCTCTCCGCAGGGCAGACACGCATCGCACGCTTCCTGCTGAGCAAGCCGAGGGAGGCGGCCTTCCTCACGGCCTCCGCACTGGGGAACCGTACGGACGTCAGCGAATCCACAGTGGTGCGCTTCGCCACGCTTCTCGGCTACTCCGGCTATCCGGAGCTGCGGCGGGCGGTGCAGGAGGAGCTGAAAAACCAGCTGTCCACGGCGGAGCGGCTCCAGAGCTTTCAGGAAGAGACACAGCTGCCGGAGCAGGAACTGGCCTCCTACACGATGCATATGGATCACAGCTGCCTCGGCGAGGCCACCTCACACGTCAGCCAGCACGAACTCAGCGCCTTCGCGGAAGCCCTGGCCGAGGCGGAACAGATTCTCGTCGTCGGTCGGCGGAGCGCCAAATCCCTGGCTGTCTACCTTTCCTACTATCTCTCCTGGCTCCACGAACAGGTGGAGCTGCTGGAAGGGGAATTCCACTGCGAGAGGTTCCTCATGCGCCCGAAGGGATGGTTCGTCGTGGGGCTCAGTTTCCCCCGGTACACGGCGGAAACCGTCGCGATCCTCCAGCAGGCGAAGGAACAGGGTCTCACCACCGGGGCCATCACCGATAGCGTGGCCAGCCCCGTCGCCGAAAGCACCGATCTGATCCTTACGGCCCCCTACAGTCCGGTTTCGTTCATCGACTCCTTCACGACCCCCATGAGTGTGCTCAACGCCCTTCTGCTGGAGGTGGCGGGGCGGGTCGGCCACGACAGGGTGGAAAAGCGCCTGGAACACTTCGAGGAGCTCTGGGCCGGACAGGGTATCTACCTACGGCAGAAACGCTAA
- a CDS encoding HAMP domain-containing protein has protein sequence MISLRSGLFRRILFWFLIAMLVAGLGGTAVTILLTREGLLFSGRKELLRHAVATQGERAAALYEEEGRRGLRDFAHRLRQETELHLILLGNEGIPLTPGGQSPMFSRMVERMRRSDENFAIDRGMPTAKAAVTGPSGETYLAVGFLRPPPEGAPPRTALPLLWWFGLIVAAGTLFCVLLADHLARPMRRLQETSLHLAGGDLTARVEGPMLAGKDELAELGRSMNYMASRIEGLVNGQRRLLRDISHELRSPLARLQVALELARRGGGGQAERHLDRIELESRRMEALIAQLLSLVRLQNGREEIHTEDVDLDALLREIIDDTAYEETEQGRERVAFQSPGSVSVRGDRTLLHRAFENILRNALRHTDPDAGVVATLKREGDRCIVGIRDFGEGVPEEELQSIFDPFYRSDSARSPGEGGAGIGLAIVREGIAAHGGDVEARNAGKGLEVVVRLPANHRERRT, from the coding sequence ATGATTAGCCTTCGCTCCGGCCTCTTCCGCCGGATCCTGTTCTGGTTTCTCATCGCCATGCTGGTAGCCGGGCTCGGCGGCACGGCGGTGACCATCCTGCTCACCCGGGAGGGCCTCCTCTTCTCGGGACGCAAGGAGCTCCTCCGCCACGCCGTGGCCACGCAGGGAGAGCGGGCGGCGGCGCTCTACGAAGAAGAGGGACGTCGAGGCCTCCGCGATTTCGCCCACAGGCTGCGACAGGAGACGGAACTCCATCTCATTCTCCTGGGGAACGAGGGAATCCCCCTCACCCCAGGCGGTCAGTCACCGATGTTTTCCAGGATGGTGGAGCGGATGCGGCGCAGCGACGAAAACTTCGCCATCGACCGCGGCATGCCCACGGCGAAGGCCGCCGTCACCGGGCCTTCGGGGGAAACCTACCTCGCCGTAGGCTTTCTCCGTCCCCCGCCTGAGGGGGCGCCACCCCGCACCGCGCTCCCCCTTCTCTGGTGGTTCGGCCTCATTGTGGCGGCGGGCACACTCTTCTGTGTTCTGCTGGCGGACCATCTGGCCCGTCCCATGCGGCGGCTTCAGGAGACCTCCCTCCATCTTGCAGGCGGCGACCTCACCGCCCGGGTAGAGGGCCCGATGCTCGCCGGAAAGGACGAACTGGCAGAACTCGGCCGGAGCATGAACTACATGGCCTCCCGCATCGAAGGGCTCGTCAATGGACAGCGCAGGCTCCTCCGTGACATCTCCCACGAGCTGCGGAGTCCTCTGGCGCGTCTCCAGGTGGCGCTGGAGCTGGCCCGGCGGGGAGGAGGAGGGCAGGCAGAGCGCCACCTGGACCGCATCGAGCTGGAATCCCGGCGTATGGAAGCACTGATCGCCCAGCTGCTGTCTCTGGTGCGTCTCCAGAACGGCCGCGAGGAGATCCACACCGAGGATGTGGATCTGGACGCCTTGCTGCGTGAGATCATCGACGACACCGCCTATGAGGAAACCGAACAGGGGAGAGAGCGCGTCGCATTCCAATCACCGGGAAGCGTGTCGGTCCGCGGCGACAGAACACTCCTGCACAGGGCCTTCGAGAACATCCTCCGCAACGCCCTGCGCCACACCGACCCCGATGCGGGGGTTGTGGCTACCCTGAAACGGGAGGGAGATCGGTGCATCGTGGGCATCCGGGATTTCGGAGAGGGTGTCCCCGAAGAAGAGCTGCAGAGCATCTTCGATCCCTTCTACCGCTCCGACAGCGCCCGCTCTCCGGGAGAGGGAGGAGCCGGCATCGGGCTGGCCATTGTCAGAGAGGGGATCGCCGCCCACGGTGGGGATGTGGAGGCACGGAACGCAGGAAAGGGCCTGGAGGTGGTGGTGCGCCTTCCCGCAAACCATAGGGAACGCCGGACATAG
- a CDS encoding aspartate aminotransferase family protein — MSQEGKVFPRSFARAMPTAVRAEGIYIEDEEGKRYIDGCSGALISNLGHGVPEIVEALQQQLQTLTFAHPSRWRNKAAMEAAEEVASITPADMDYLWLVSGGSEAIESAVKLARQYYVERDGAGSAKHLTLARWNSYHGSTLGTLAVGGNMPRRRLFSPMFMEQPKVPTHYCYRCPYGLTYPTCGLRCATDVERAIKRIGPQYIASFVAEPVVGSSVGALNPPEEYWPMIREICNRYDILLVADEIMTGFGRTGEYFAVNHWDVIPDIIAVAKGMAAGYVPTGGIIVREAIADAIREGSGAFTHGHTYNGNPLSGTAVAAVVRYIKEHKLVANARSMGDLLGSRMERLRDHPLVGDVRGLGLMRGVELVADKETGEPFPASRKATWVAARTCAERGLMIYPGSGMVDGVAGDQFMIAPPLVVTEEEINEIMNRLEEGLDAARHELHR, encoded by the coding sequence ATGTCACAGGAGGGCAAGGTCTTTCCCCGATCCTTCGCGCGCGCCATGCCCACGGCGGTCCGGGCGGAGGGCATCTACATCGAGGATGAGGAAGGAAAGCGCTACATCGACGGCTGCAGCGGCGCGCTGATCTCCAATCTGGGACACGGCGTTCCCGAGATTGTGGAGGCCCTGCAGCAGCAGCTCCAGACGCTCACCTTCGCGCATCCTTCGCGTTGGCGGAACAAGGCCGCAATGGAGGCGGCAGAGGAGGTGGCCTCCATCACACCGGCGGATATGGACTACCTCTGGCTGGTCAGCGGCGGCAGCGAGGCCATCGAGTCGGCGGTGAAGCTCGCCAGGCAGTACTACGTGGAGCGCGACGGAGCGGGCAGCGCCAAGCATCTCACCCTGGCCCGGTGGAACTCCTACCACGGGAGCACCCTGGGGACCCTGGCCGTCGGCGGGAACATGCCCCGGCGACGCCTCTTCTCCCCCATGTTCATGGAGCAGCCCAAGGTGCCGACCCACTACTGCTACCGCTGTCCCTACGGACTCACCTACCCCACCTGCGGGCTCCGCTGCGCCACGGACGTGGAACGGGCGATCAAGCGGATCGGACCGCAGTACATCGCCTCCTTCGTTGCGGAACCGGTCGTCGGTTCCTCGGTGGGGGCCCTCAATCCCCCCGAGGAGTACTGGCCGATGATCCGGGAGATCTGCAACCGGTATGACATCCTCCTGGTGGCCGACGAGATCATGACCGGCTTCGGCCGGACCGGCGAGTACTTCGCCGTCAACCACTGGGATGTGATTCCCGATATCATCGCCGTGGCCAAGGGAATGGCGGCGGGCTATGTCCCCACCGGAGGCATCATCGTCCGCGAGGCCATCGCGGACGCCATCCGGGAAGGGAGCGGGGCATTCACGCACGGCCACACCTACAACGGCAACCCCCTGAGCGGTACCGCCGTGGCGGCGGTGGTGCGCTACATCAAGGAGCACAAACTGGTGGCAAACGCCAGGAGTATGGGCGACCTCCTGGGCTCCAGAATGGAGCGTCTCCGCGACCACCCGCTGGTGGGCGACGTCCGCGGCCTCGGACTGATGCGCGGCGTCGAGCTGGTGGCCGACAAGGAAACCGGAGAACCCTTCCCGGCTTCCCGCAAGGCCACCTGGGTGGCCGCACGGACCTGCGCCGAACGGGGGCTGATGATCTATCCCGGCAGCGGCATGGTGGATGGTGTCGCAGGGGACCAATTCATGATCGCGCCGCCGCTGGTGGTCACCGAAGAGGAGATCAACGAGATCATGAACCGGCTCGAGGAAGGCCTCGACGCG